Proteins encoded in a region of the Streptomyces sp. NBC_01471 genome:
- a CDS encoding maleylpyruvate isomerase family mycothiol-dependent enzyme, with the protein MPTGTLIPALDREGRLLADAAERAGTGATVPTCPGWHVRDLLRHTGAVHRWATAFVTEGHTRFRRTGAGPALDGDELVDWFREGHRSLVTALTTAPEDLDCWTFLPGVSPLAFWARRQAHETTVHRMDADAALGAEPGSPEREFAADGIDELLCGFHAGSRSRVRTEGPKVLRVRATDTGDVWTVHLSAGPPRTGSTGAGPADCELTGDAALLYATLWNRRPLSAVSVTGDAALARLWRETSAIT; encoded by the coding sequence TGAGGGCCGTCTGCTCGCCGACGCGGCCGAGCGGGCGGGCACCGGGGCCACCGTGCCCACGTGCCCCGGCTGGCACGTACGGGACCTGCTCCGGCACACGGGCGCGGTGCACCGCTGGGCGACGGCGTTCGTCACGGAGGGACACACCCGCTTCCGCCGCACCGGCGCCGGGCCCGCGCTCGACGGGGACGAACTCGTCGACTGGTTCAGGGAGGGGCACCGGTCGCTGGTGACAGCGCTGACCACCGCGCCGGAGGACCTGGACTGCTGGACCTTCCTGCCCGGGGTGTCCCCGCTCGCGTTCTGGGCACGGCGTCAGGCGCACGAGACCACCGTGCACCGGATGGACGCCGACGCGGCGCTCGGTGCCGAACCGGGCTCACCGGAAAGGGAGTTCGCGGCGGACGGCATCGATGAGCTGTTGTGCGGGTTCCACGCGGGGTCCAGGAGCCGGGTGCGTACGGAGGGGCCGAAGGTGCTCCGGGTGCGGGCCACCGACACCGGAGACGTATGGACCGTCCACCTCTCCGCGGGACCGCCACGAACCGGGAGCACCGGCGCCGGGCCGGCCGACTGCGAGCTGACCGGGGACGCCGCGCTGCTCTACGCCACGCTCTGGAACCGCCGCCCCCTCTCCGCCGTGTCCGTCACGGGTGACGCGGCCCTGGCCCGGCTCTGGCGGGAGACCTCCGCGATCACCTGA